A region from the Canis aureus isolate CA01 chromosome 8, VMU_Caureus_v.1.0, whole genome shotgun sequence genome encodes:
- the TMEM184A gene encoding transmembrane protein 184A isoform X1, with protein sequence MTNVSGLRGTAGGPLVSATWPQPSPLPAMPTVPAMPFVPTGPQMDRMGNSSQGASRLFLTTALARGISGVFVWTALLLTCHQIYLHLRSYTVPNEQRYIIRLLFIVPIYAFDSWLSLLLLGGHQHYIYFDSVRDCYEAFVIYSFLSLCFQYLGGESAIMAEIRGKPIRSSCFYGTCCLQGMSYSIGFLRFCKQATLQFCIVKPIMALITIVLQAFGKYHDGDFNIHSGYLYVTLIYNVSVSLALYALFLFYFATRELLQPFEPVLKFLTIKAVIFLSFWQGMLLAILEKCGVIPEVQVIDGSKVGAGTVAAGYQNFIICIEMLFASIALRYAFTCQVYAEKKENSPAPEAPMHSISSGLKETMSPQDIVQDAVHNFSPAYQHYTQQATHETPSPGTHSSVAGGSGAIRKSRNVEKRMLIPSEEL encoded by the exons ATGACTAATGTCTCAGGGCTCCGGGGAACAGCCGGCGGCCCCCTGGTGTCAGCAACCTGGCCACAGCCCAGCCCCCTGCCGGCCATGCCCACCGTGCCTGCCATGCCCTTCGTGCCCACTGGGCCGCAGATGGACCGCATGGGGAACAGCTCCCAGGGCGCCTCCCGGCTCTTCCTCACCACCGCGTTGGCCCGCGGCATCTCAGGGGTCTTCGTGTGGACTGCCCTGTTGCTCACCTGCCACCAG ATTTACCTGCACCTGCGGTCCTACACAGTCCCCAACGAGCAGCGCTACATCATCCGCCTACTCTTCATCGTGCCCATCTACGCCTTTGACTCCTggctcagcctcctcctcctggggGGCCACCAGCACTACATCTACTTTGACTCGGTGCGTGACTGCTATGAAG CCTTTGTCATCTACAGCTTCCTGAGCCTCTGCTTCCAGTACCTGGGGGGTGAGAGCGCCATCATGGCTGAGATTCGGGGAAAGCCCATCCG GTCCAGCTGCTTCTATGGCACCTGCTGCCTCCAGGGCATGTCCTACTCCATCGGCTTCCTGCGCTTCTGCAAGCAG GCCACACTGCAGTTCTGCATCGTGAAGCCCATCATGGCCTTGATCACCATCGTCCTGCAGGCATTTGGCAAATACCACGATGGAGACTTCAA CATCCACAGCGGCTACCTCTACGTCACCCTCATCTACAACGTCTCCGTCAGCCTGGCTCTCTACGCCCTGTTCCTCTTCTACTTCGCCACCAGGGAGCTCCTGCAGCCCTTTGAACCCGTCCTCAAATTCCTCACCATCAAGGCCGtcatcttcctctccttctggcaGG GGATGCTGCTGGCCATCCTGGAAAAGTGTGGGGTCATCCCTGAGGTCCAGGTCATCGATGGGAGCAAGGTGGGGGCTGGCACGGTGGCTGCTGGCTACCAAAATTTCATCATCTGCATTGAGATGCTGTTTGCCTCCATTGCCCTGCGCTATGCCTTCACCTGCCAGGTGTatgcagagaagaaagagaactcACCAG cccccgagGCACCCATGCACAGCATCTCCAGTGGCCTCAAGGAGACCATGAGCCCACAGGACATCGTGCAGGACGCCGTGCACAACTTCTCCCCTGCCTACCAGCACTACACCCAGCAGGCCACACATGAGACCCCAAGCCCCGGCACCCACTCCAGCGTGGCAGGAGGCTCTGGTGCCATCAGAAAGAGTCGGAACGTGGAAAAGCGGATGCTCATCCCCTCGGAGGAACTGTAG
- the TMEM184A gene encoding transmembrane protein 184A isoform X2: MTNVSGLRGTAGGPLVSATWPQPSPLPAMPTVPAMPFVPTGPQMDRMGNSSQGASRLFLTTALARGISGVFVWTALLLTCHQIYLHLRSYTVPNEQRYIIRLLFIVPIYAFDSWLSLLLLGGHQHYIYFDSVRDCYEAFVIYSFLSLCFQYLGGESAIMAEIRGKPIRSSCFYGTCCLQGMSYSIGFLRFCKQATLQFCIVKPIMALITIVLQAFGKYHDGDFNIHSGYLYVTLIYNVSVSLALYALFLFYFATRELLQPFEPVLKFLTIKAVIFLSFWQGMLLAILEKCGVIPEVQVIDGSKVGAGTVAAGYQNFIICIEMLFASIALRYAFTCQVYAEKKENSPAPQLCLPSHTWAQGMSTSWTPEDPTLDRAHTCIWPRCSSGSEL; encoded by the exons ATGACTAATGTCTCAGGGCTCCGGGGAACAGCCGGCGGCCCCCTGGTGTCAGCAACCTGGCCACAGCCCAGCCCCCTGCCGGCCATGCCCACCGTGCCTGCCATGCCCTTCGTGCCCACTGGGCCGCAGATGGACCGCATGGGGAACAGCTCCCAGGGCGCCTCCCGGCTCTTCCTCACCACCGCGTTGGCCCGCGGCATCTCAGGGGTCTTCGTGTGGACTGCCCTGTTGCTCACCTGCCACCAG ATTTACCTGCACCTGCGGTCCTACACAGTCCCCAACGAGCAGCGCTACATCATCCGCCTACTCTTCATCGTGCCCATCTACGCCTTTGACTCCTggctcagcctcctcctcctggggGGCCACCAGCACTACATCTACTTTGACTCGGTGCGTGACTGCTATGAAG CCTTTGTCATCTACAGCTTCCTGAGCCTCTGCTTCCAGTACCTGGGGGGTGAGAGCGCCATCATGGCTGAGATTCGGGGAAAGCCCATCCG GTCCAGCTGCTTCTATGGCACCTGCTGCCTCCAGGGCATGTCCTACTCCATCGGCTTCCTGCGCTTCTGCAAGCAG GCCACACTGCAGTTCTGCATCGTGAAGCCCATCATGGCCTTGATCACCATCGTCCTGCAGGCATTTGGCAAATACCACGATGGAGACTTCAA CATCCACAGCGGCTACCTCTACGTCACCCTCATCTACAACGTCTCCGTCAGCCTGGCTCTCTACGCCCTGTTCCTCTTCTACTTCGCCACCAGGGAGCTCCTGCAGCCCTTTGAACCCGTCCTCAAATTCCTCACCATCAAGGCCGtcatcttcctctccttctggcaGG GGATGCTGCTGGCCATCCTGGAAAAGTGTGGGGTCATCCCTGAGGTCCAGGTCATCGATGGGAGCAAGGTGGGGGCTGGCACGGTGGCTGCTGGCTACCAAAATTTCATCATCTGCATTGAGATGCTGTTTGCCTCCATTGCCCTGCGCTATGCCTTCACCTGCCAGGTGTatgcagagaagaaagagaactcACCAG CACCACAGCTCTGTCTGCCATCCCATACATGGGCCCAGGGGATGTCAACCTCATGGACACCGGAGGACCCAACCCTGGACAGGGCCCACACTTGCATCTGGCCCAGATGCTCATCTGGCTCTGAGCTCTGA
- the MAFK gene encoding transcription factor MafK, which translates to MTTNPKPNKGLKVKKEAGENAPVLSDDELVSMSVRELNQHLRGLTKEEVVRLKQRRRTLKNRGYAASCRIKRVTQKEELERQRVELQQEVEKLARENSSMKLELDALRSKYEALQTFARTVARGPVTPTKVATTSVITIVKSAEISSTSVPFSAAS; encoded by the exons ATGACGACTAATCCCAAACCAAACAAGGGGTTAAAG GTCAAGAAGGAGGCGGGCGAGAACGCCCCGGTGCTCAGCGATGACGAGCTGGTGTCCATGTCGGTGCGGGAGCTGAACCAGCACCTGCGAGGCCTCACCAAGGAGGAGGTGGTCCGCCTGAAGCAGCGCCGGCGCACGCTCAAGAACCGCGGTTACGCCGCCAGCTGCCGCATCAAGCGCGTGACGCAGAAGGAGGAGCTGGAGCGGCAGCGGGTGGAGTTGCAGCAGGAGGTGGAGAAGCTGGCTCGAGAGAACAGCAGCATGAAGCTGGAGCTTGACGCGCTGCGCTCCAAGTACGAGGCCCTGCAGACCTTCGCCCGCACCGTGGCCCGTGGGCCTGTCACCCCCACCAAGGTGGCCACCACCAGCGTCATCACCATCGTCAAGTCTGCCGAGATCTCCTCCACCTCCGTGCCCTTCTCAGCCGCCTCCTAG